A window of the Bombus huntii isolate Logan2020A chromosome 8, iyBomHunt1.1, whole genome shotgun sequence genome harbors these coding sequences:
- the LOC126868384 gene encoding LOW QUALITY PROTEIN: uncharacterized protein LOC126868384 (The sequence of the model RefSeq protein was modified relative to this genomic sequence to represent the inferred CDS: substituted 1 base at 1 genomic stop codon) yields the protein MFFLLSRRIPGSYTMLALIATNLVISMAAPLSKRLPEDASNDARNGFSAVPKILEIQLPLKIATKDDLVAWARYVMGLMASRINITLTTVKESQSKPTGNVKAAESNRGFDNSKGFESVRAQNSGRNLELQNFDNIKPVNAIRHYANTKSFENTRYAENFEKTKIPAAVRILENGRHTENIRIVENDRHPGNVRLLENGRQPENVRVSENRRQPENVRGLQRNGNLQLSNDKVYATAQLPSFTINGATTKGLFNNNRQLQPTFNSFAITDTTVPSPLEITANINIPRSRFKEPTIKDAFDTTNLLKSADRQLFVPQFPDFGPAIGIDVRPTDVVRNTNVVSPPARTYLPVTMTSDNIKFPNDPFVTRYFFDGVERNVSNNQGIADEITFTTRSPLVFNDEIPLKGVDFLSQQRNISSVKPLFKVPFEAVITFTHEEPVQTTTLKNEGGKYFTIPTRDPLDQFPPYFDTNYTVTNESGQINVVFDDSIQVNETTNNSKKEERKKQEKKKDGAKKDKSKKQKSEGKRQSSPISQLLKTIVAIRRNNTPSTNLTPPPLNQQTSSTTQRVPVRQRVPQSQRTQLYSTQKPPSALKQKGRRNQTSLAQQVEDDDDDNGSKEDNGSNEDDDNKEDDDGKEGNKSKENSGEDNDGIESDEENDNKNGSKESSNQSESDEDYDDDDEGGPIQTIIDLLMLVAPALEDLSDPDSDADIADLLEVGIPILQDLSDGDGEAGGSDIPALLLPILLQLSRGKNGERDSAAILTPLLQLVAPLIGPIIGPLAVPLSRQISNAPGQGGSSFGDLIKASLGPLLEPVGPGKMTVLSNLIAGVVSSLSKNSGAGGKSDLMSLVKAVVAGAIAGTSAGSSGSKGVKDTYGAPTSYGADLSFXTFQPKPSSNSLDPLGSSIKDIFNAILKVVASLVNAITTILGASSNSSNEPVSAPYGPAPPPKYGTPSSTSVPLSETISITTSKPQRLIRL from the exons ATGTTTTTCCTGTTGTCGAGAAGAATACCAGGGTCCTATACGATGCTCGCGCTTATAGCGACAAACCTGGTGATTTCAATGGCCGCACCGTTGTCGAAACGTTTGCCAGAAGACGCTTCGAACGACGCGAGAAACGGGTTCTCCGCTGTGCCAAAAATTCTGGAGATTCAATTACCGCTGAAAATTGCGACCAAGGACGACTTGGTAGCATGGGCCAGATACGTTATGGGTCTAATGGCGTCTCGAATAAATATCACTCTGACTACTGTGAAAGAGTCACAGTCGAAACCTACTGGAAATGTCAAAGCGGCAGAGAGCAACAGAGGTTTCGACAACAGCAAAGGTTTCGAGAGCGTAAGAGCGCAGAACAGCGGTAGAAATTTGGAATTGCAAAATTTTGATAACATCAAACCTGTCAATGCTATCCGACATTATGCGAACACAAAGAGCTTCGAGAACACGAGATACGCCGAGAACTTTGAGAAAACGAAAATTCCAGCAGCTGTTAGAATTCTGGAGAACGGTAGACACACGGAAAACATAAGAATTGTAGAGAATGATAGACATCCTGGAAACGTTCGACTTCTGGAAAACGGTAGACAACCTGAAAATGTTAGAGTTTCAGAGAATCGTAGACAACCCGAGAACGTCAGAGGCCTTCAAAGAAATGGAAACCTTCAGTTATCGAACGATAAGGTGTACGCTACTGCACAGTTGCCATCGTTTACGATCAACGGAGCGACTACGAAGGGTTTATTTAACAACAATCGACAACTTCAACCAACATTTAACAGCTTCGCGATCACCGATACCACTGTTCCAAGTCCACTAGAGATCACAGcgaatataaatattccaaGATCGAGATTCAAAGAGCCAACCATCAAAGATGCCTTCGACACGACGAACTTATTGAAATCCGCGGATCGACAGCTGTTTGTTCCTCAATTTCCTGACTTTGGACCAGCTATTGGCATCGACGTGAGACCTACTGATGTCGTTCGAAATACGAACGTAGTTTCGCCTCCTGCGAGGACTTATCTACCTGTGACCATGACTAGTGACAACATCAAGTTCCCAAACGATCCTTTTGTTACTAGATATTTTTTCGACGGAGTCGAGAGGAATGTTTCCAATAACCAGGGTATCGCGGATGAGATCACGTTCACCACGCGGAGTCCTCTGGTTTTCAACGATGAAATACCATTGAAAGGCGTTGATTTTCTATCTCAACAGAGGAACATAAGTTCCGTAAAACCGCTGTTCAAAGTTCCTTTCGAAGCGGTGATTACGTTTACCCACGAAGAACCTGTACAAACGACCACGTTGAAGAACGAGGGTGGCAAATACTTCACGATACCAACTAGAGATCCTCTTGATCAATTTCCACCGTATTTTGATACCAATTACACCGTGACCAACGAATCTGGACAAATCAACGTTGTATTCGATGATAGCATTCAAGTAAACGAAACAACGAACAATTCTAAAAAGGAGGAACGGAAGAAGcaagagaagaagaaggacggcGCGAAGAAGGACAAgtcgaagaaacaaaaatctGAAGGAAAGCGTCAATCATCACCGATTAGTCAGTTGTTGAAGACGATAGTCGCGATCAGAAGAAATAATACTCCGTCGACGAATCTTACGCCGCCTCCGTTGAATCAACAGACGTCATCGACTACGCAGAGGGTTCCAGTGCGTCAAAGGGTTCCACAGTCTCAGAGAACTCAACTTTATTCTACTCAGAAGCCACCG TCTGCGCTCAAACAGAAAGGAAGACGTAATCAGACGTCTTTGGCGCAACAAGTTGAG gacgatgacgacgacaaTGGAAGCAAAGAGGATAATGGCAGCAACGAGGACGATGATAACAAAGAGGACGATGATGGGAAAGAAGGTAACAAAAGTAAAGAAAACAGCGGCGAAGATAACGATGGCATCGAATCCGATGAAGAAAATGATAACAAGAATGGCTCTAAAGAGAGTTCTAACCAAAGCGAGTCAGATGAAGACtatgacgacgacgatgaaggtGGTCCCATACAAACTATCATCGACTTACTTATGCTTGTCGCACCAGCCTTGGAAGATCTTAGCGAC CCTGACTCCGACGCTGATATTGCCGATTTACTCGAAGTAGGAATTCCAATACTTCAAGACCTGTCGGAC GGAGATGGCGAAGCAGGAGGAAGCGATATCCCAGCACTGTTGCTTCCAATATTGTTGCAACTTAGTAGA GGTAAGAATGGCGAAAGAGATTCGGCTGCGATTTTGACACCGCTTCTTCAATTAGTTGCACCGCTAATCGGGCCCATTATTGGTCCATTGGCTGTACCATTGAGTCGTCAAATCAGTaac GCTCCAGGTCAAGGTGGATCGAGTTTTGGTGATCTGATTAAGGCTTCATTGGGTCCCTTGCTcgaa CCGGTTGGACCTGGAAAGATGACGGTGCTCTCAAACCTAATCGCCGGAGTTGTCTCTAGTCTTAGCAAA AATTCAGGAGCTGGTGGTAAATCAGATTTAATGAGTCTCGTGAAAGCGGTGGTCGCTGGAGCTATAGCAGGCACCAGTGCAGGTTCCAGTGGTTCCAAAGGTGTCAAGGACACTTATGGAGCTCCCACTAGCTATGGTGCTGACC TGAGCTTCTGAACTTTTCAGCCTAAACCATCATCAAACTCACTTGATCCGCTCGGCTCATCGATCAAAGACATCTTTAACGCGATATTAAAAGTGGTTGCTTCGTTAGTGAACGCTATTACGACTATTTTAGGCGCCTCGTCGAACAGCTCGAATGAACCGGTATCGGCACCTTACGGTCCGGCCCCACCCCCTAAATATGGCACGCCATCCAGTACATCGGTTCCTCTTAGCGAGACTATTAGCATAACTACTAGTAAACCACAACGATTAATAAGACTATAG